TGGAAACATGTTGTTAGGTCCAGTGCAGAAAGAAGAAAGGGGGTGTTAATTGTGATGAAAGAGAGTTGTAAACTGGCTGTTCAAGATCCCTTGGATAGGGAATCATAGAATAGAGCAGAGGCCCTtaggcccatcaaatctgcactgtCAAAGCTATGCCACTGTGACCTTGAGTGTTGTGACATTTCAAGTCTCAGCCAAGTTCTTTATAAAGGTTGAAGTTTCCTGCATCAGCTGCCcacccaggcagtgcattccagacccccaccACCTGGAAGAAAAGGTTTTGCCTCAAATCCCCTATAAATGTGCCTCTCACTTTTAAAGTTATGCTCCCTTGTTTCTGACCCTTCAATTGAAGGTAACAGCTGTTTCCTACCcaccctcacaattttataccCACTTCAATCttccctgctccaaagaaaataaccCAAACTTATCCAGCCCTTCTCCATCACTGAGTTGCTCCATCCCAGGTAACATTCTggagaatctcctctgcaccccgtcCAGTGCAATCCCATCCTTCCTGTAGAGTACGGgccagacctgcacacagtattccagctgtggcctcaccacagtcctgtacagccccaacataaccttcctgctgtTATAACCTATCAGGCCACCCTCTGGGATCTTCGAACAAGCCGCCCAAGATTCCTGAGTTGTTCGTGCCTGGCCATTtaggtttaatttttttttatcgTACCTAGATAcacgtgacagtaataaatcagtgaagagttttgtgttcagtacaggcagatcacactgTACAAAGATctaagggtaatagaacagagtgaggaatacactGTCACAGCTACAGAGAGGGCGCACAAAGAGCgaggtcaacattaaatttgagacgtccattcagcagtctaataacagcggggaagaagctttCCATCTGATGGTCcttgtgtttaagcttttgtatcttctgcctgtcagaagaggttggaagagattataaccggggtgggaggggtctttgatgttgaCTGTCTTAGGAAAAGACAGCGAACATCAACAAGAAATCTAGATGAGTCAGTGGATGGGAGTTGaacagtgtgttgctggaaaagcacagcaggtcaggtagcatctgaggagcaggagagtcgacgtttcgggcaaaagcccttcatcaggaggttgGCTTGCGTGATGGACCAGGCTGTGTTCACGATTCTGTGTAGAGAGAGTAATTAGTTCCAATAAGGTGCTTAAATATGTTTGCATTATGAATATTAATATATTTATCTTTCTTCGTTTCTTCCCTCCCAATCCCTTCTGGAAACAACGACCAGGATTCTTGCCAAGTTATTTGCTCCCTCCTTATGAAGAAGTGGTGAACAGACCAgtgactcctccacctccctacAGTGCCTTTCTTCATCAGCAGTGTGTCACAGACTGTAATAGCTCCTCAAATCCCGAACCAGCCAGGTCCCCCAACACCCCGAGTAACTCTGTGCCGACGGTCTGCGAGGCGGTGCCCCGTCAGGGCAGCACTCTAGACCTGGACTCATCCCTGGTGTACTCTGAGAGTGGCTCAAACAAATCTGCGACGGTGAACCAGGCGGACGATCTGGGTCCTGCCTCCGAGCTCGAGCCTGTTCATGCGTGCTGCCTAGAGCTAGAGGAGGAGCTGAGCTGCCCCGAGAAAGAGCAACTCACTGACTATTACCCCAGCTCTTCCTCAAAGATTGAAAACTGGCACCACCAGGCATGCTTGGAAATCAAGGATGTGGACAAGACGCCAGGGAGACATCGTAGGTTCACCGGCGATTCCGGCATCGAGGTCTGCGTTTGCAACAGAGACGATGACCCAAAGGAGCTGGATGGTCTGATTGACGGTTTGGGGGGTGCGATGGAGTTCTGTGATAGCTGTAACATGTGTGAGTCATGTCCCCGAGCGGACATGAGGGAGGAAGGCCTTGCTGAAGCGCACGAGCAACAGGATTGCAAGGAGCAGCACGTTCCGGACATGGTCGCAGAGGAACCGGTGTGTCTTCTGCTGGACACCATCAATGAGAACGAGTTGCTACAAGCTCATCAGCACCACGACTCCCAAACCTAATGGCAGCTTGCCCCATCAGCTGCACGATTCGATATCTGTGCTCAAGGACGACTCAGACTCCCTTCTCATTGTGCTTCGAAACCATCCTGGTATCAGCATGTAcctgggaggggggggagagagagagagagacaacaataGACAGTTGATGCCAGACTGGGTG
Above is a genomic segment from Chiloscyllium punctatum isolate Juve2018m chromosome 38, sChiPun1.3, whole genome shotgun sequence containing:
- the wbp1la gene encoding WW domain binding protein 1-like a isoform X3, translated to MPFLLSLKQSQEREVCIGVNNQSYFCETGHCCGESQCCNYYYELWWFWLVWTIIIILSCCCVCHHRRAKLRLQQQQRQREINLIAYQGARNYSLLPLYLRFLPSYLLPPYEEVVNRPVTPPPPYSAFLHQQCVTDCNSSSNPEPARSPNTPSNSVPTVCEAVPRQGSTLDLDSSLVYSESGSNKSATVNQADDLGPASELEPVHACCLELEEELSCPEKEQLTDYYPSSSSKIENWHHQACLEIKDVDKTPGRHRRFTGDSGIEVCVCNRDDDPKELDGLIDGLGGAMEFCDSCNMCESCPRADMREEGLAEAHEQQDCKEQHVPDMVAEEPVCLLLDTINENELLQAHQHHDSQT
- the wbp1la gene encoding WW domain binding protein 1-like a isoform X1 — translated: MSKIPLRMALLLLQVFPVKLAGVEAQSQEREVCIGVNNQSYFCETGHCCGESQCCNYYYELWWFWLVWTIIIILSCCCVCHHRRAKLRLQQQQRQREINLIAYQGARNYSLLPLYLRFLPSYLLPPYEEVVNRPVTPPPPYSAFLHQQCVTDCNSSSNPEPARSPNTPSNSVPTVCEAVPRQGSTLDLDSSLVYSESGSNKSATVNQADDLGPASELEPVHACCLELEEELSCPEKEQLTDYYPSSSSKIENWHHQACLEIKDVDKTPGRHRRFTGDSGIEVCVCNRDDDPKELDGLIDGLGGAMEFCDSCNMCESCPRADMREEGLAEAHEQQDCKEQHVPDMVAEEPVCLLLDTINENELLQAHQHHDSQT
- the wbp1la gene encoding WW domain binding protein 1-like a isoform X4; translated protein: MLGSGYCIKSQEREVCIGVNNQSYFCETGHCCGESQCCNYYYELWWFWLVWTIIIILSCCCVCHHRRAKLRLQQQQRQREINLIAYQGARNYSLLPLYLRFLPSYLLPPYEEVVNRPVTPPPPYSAFLHQQCVTDCNSSSNPEPARSPNTPSNSVPTVCEAVPRQGSTLDLDSSLVYSESGSNKSATVNQADDLGPASELEPVHACCLELEEELSCPEKEQLTDYYPSSSSKIENWHHQACLEIKDVDKTPGRHRRFTGDSGIEVCVCNRDDDPKELDGLIDGLGGAMEFCDSCNMCESCPRADMREEGLAEAHEQQDCKEQHVPDMVAEEPVCLLLDTINENELLQAHQHHDSQT
- the wbp1la gene encoding WW domain binding protein 1-like a isoform X2, which produces MILFQHLITKSQEREVCIGVNNQSYFCETGHCCGESQCCNYYYELWWFWLVWTIIIILSCCCVCHHRRAKLRLQQQQRQREINLIAYQGARNYSLLPLYLRFLPSYLLPPYEEVVNRPVTPPPPYSAFLHQQCVTDCNSSSNPEPARSPNTPSNSVPTVCEAVPRQGSTLDLDSSLVYSESGSNKSATVNQADDLGPASELEPVHACCLELEEELSCPEKEQLTDYYPSSSSKIENWHHQACLEIKDVDKTPGRHRRFTGDSGIEVCVCNRDDDPKELDGLIDGLGGAMEFCDSCNMCESCPRADMREEGLAEAHEQQDCKEQHVPDMVAEEPVCLLLDTINENELLQAHQHHDSQT